In Pieris rapae chromosome 6, ilPieRapa1.1, whole genome shotgun sequence, the sequence ggaaaaaatattatagatctGCAGTTGCGGTGCCATGCATCACAGCGTTTATTAAGGATTATAGTGcgtctataaataaaaccgaaAATAATGAACCATACTTTTGAATTTGAGAGAAATGAGTGCGTGCGTTTGTAACACGGCTGTATACGAATggaatagtatttttaatacagttgctcaaaaagtggcgtATTGCAGGCACGTATAGCGTTCGGGATGTGGGCtgttacacactcgtgctttttctttgcctttcccgcacttgtaatgaaatatactattctaTGCGCGCAATAAGCACGTCCACGCAGgcaaacatcatgaggaaaccacCATGTCTTATACCCAAAAATCGTGTGCATGTGTCACACGGATTCGATCCGAGGGCAGGACCCATATAGAGTTAAAccactgtattattattattacttttgaattaaatttcagGTTCGCTCTGTTTTCTGCGTGCTTTTCTTCATGACTGCATTATTAGAGCTGGTTGTAGGGAAACCATTTCCAATTAGGCCAATATTCGTTGACATAGAAATTACTGCATACTACACAATGTACTTTTCTTTCGTAATTTTGTTGCTTACGGAATTTGTATTGATGGTGTTTACTATACATTTGGGTGTAGGATCTTTTACCGTAAGTTTTTGATGTGTATTGACTATTGAGTATAAGATATAGgtttaaaaactgttttactttttaaaaaaaatcacaattgaaaTACAACATAATCCCTGACTGAAAAACAgctacaaacaaaaacatttttatacataatactttAACTCTTTATTCTGAGCAAGTGTCTCAAGtctaatgttttattgaatttgaaatattgtattgatatgaatgatgataaatattgaattttggtGTAAGTTTACTGTTCTATATTATGAAACCTAGTGGGTGGGCGGTTAGTGCCCCAGATAGAGGGCTCCAAAGGGGATTCAAATGACCAACTCTGACAACTTATAGTTCAAAGTAATCTATTAAGTAATGGtgatgattaatttaaaaaaaacgatttagTTAAGCACCTTTTGGGTgcaatattattcttatatctTATATTGTGTTAGAACGTATTACTTCGTTTTAGAACAGATAGGTTGTATGttcaactttataaataagttttatgtacAACTTAACTCTGTCTGGTCTGATAGTATTCTATGAAAGTAGACTGAAGCAATCCTATTGCAATATGGTGGGCGACATTATACCCGCCCACCTTTAAATGCTTTACAATTTCAGGGTGACTTGTGTTGtttaaagcaatatttaatatgccGTATTATAACTTGGGTATCCGAAGTTGTGTTCTTACCTGTTGTATGCTTCACGAACAAACCTCTCATTGGCTGGTATTTAGGAATTATGTTTTTCGTTGGTgagttaattataacaattattatttgtgaaataacatattatgggGCATGGGGTCCAcacaatgtttataatttaatatttaagtatataattaggTGATCCttgattttaaacttaaactcaaactcaaaataactttagtcatataggtaaacaagtaaacttgttattaattctataaagtttagggaaatatcaaatttGCTACGTTAAacgctttttttatttcagttatagAATTCTACTTCTTTATAATAGTCTATAgctattattatactttagcTGAAGACAAAGAGTTTGAAGAGGGCTCCTACAAAATACGTGATTGAGggtaactttttaataaatttgcttTGATTTTAACTAATTTGACTTTGTACGCAATGTACTGTGGACAAAATAACGAAAATTAACTTGAATTTTGGTGTAAGTTTATTgctctatatttttttcgtgGGTGATTTGCGTTGGAATTGTAGAGGGTTAGTGGCCCAGATAAGGGTTCCAAAGGGGGTTCAAATGACCAACGCTgcttattataatgttaatttattttgatggtaaaatatatttttcaaagtaaTTAATGGCGATGATCAATTTAAATACTCACGTTGTTAAGCCCCTTTTGGGTAACCTtgcttaagtattttatttgaaatatattttttattaataggtacAAGTGCAAAGTAAAATttgtacttaattttttttctactttatTTTGGAAGTgtaatattaactatatttatttttggttcGAAAGCTCGAATAAAAATACCggttctaaaaaataataataattccattGCAAGTCATAACAGTCAATCGATAAAAATATCCTACGAAAAATATGTTCGAGGCTTATCATATCCTGATAACGATACCTTGATAATGCACACAAATAGGTTATGTGAACTATGCTCGACGAGTCATAGACGTCTAATAGTGTAAAATGGGGTTTATGCTGCCGacttttaagaaatgtttgTGTTGTGTGTCACTGAGAACAGGCTCATTTTTGATTGGTTATGTTTCAGctgtaagtatattttgtatactacATATTTAGAATCATTTATCAGGATCCCTTTCTTAAACCGTTTCAATAGATTTGAATCTTAAAACGGTCTTAGAATCGTTTATCTAACTAACTAACCCACTTTAACAATCtagtaaacatttaattcaattctCCCTGGGCTAAATCGTAACTTTGACGGTTTTCCTTATATcgttaaattagttaaataatcggtatttttataattgagttGAACTGTATAGATGTCTAAAGTAAAGTTGTCCTTCGTCCTTCCTTGTAAGGAAAGAGGGTACTTTATAGCAAGTGCCCATGGCCGAATACCTTAACATCTAGCCTTCTATACCCcgttgtatataattaattggaGAAGCCAGTTTTACGAACAGTTCACAGAATAGGATGCATTTAgtaatgcatttttattaaattaaaatatgtataactcATCTGTTTTTGCAGGTGTTCTCCACATTGGCTTTAACTCTGATTTCTTTATCACTATACAAAGTTGTATGTTACGTTGATCATACTATAAATGATACAATAACGGAGACGACAGTAGAAAAGCCAGAAGATGTCCATGAAGTGGCTACCAGCTTATATATTGCACATGCTTATCTTATAATTGTGtttctatacaatttattaataagtctaCTACTCATCGTTGGTTTGCATAAGGTACGTTTTTTatacctataaaatatatcattgcCCTAAAGAAAGCTAAGCTTAagaagccggcaacgcactcgcgagccctctggcattaagagtgaccatgagcggtatcacttaacatcaggtaagcctcctgcccatttgccccctgttctatataaaaatcccaaaggccggcaacggacCCAATAATACAGagggtaatataatataataa encodes:
- the LOC123689292 gene encoding uncharacterized protein LOC123689292 yields the protein MCLNVEIVLPTVKKFLLLYPLKIGCILTYFLTMVRSVFCVLFFMTALLELVVGKPFPIRPIFVDIEITAYYTMYFSFVILLLTEFVLMVFTIHLGVGSFTGDLCCLKQYLICRIITWVSEVVFLPVVCFTNKPLIGWYLGIMFFVVIEFYFFIIVYSYYYTLAEDKEFEEGSYKIRD
- the LOC110991709 gene encoding uncharacterized protein LOC110991709 — encoded protein: MGFMLPTFKKCLCCVSLRTGSFLIGYVSAVFSTLALTLISLSLYKVVCYVDHTINDTITETTVEKPEDVHEVATSLYIAHAYLIIVFLYNLLISLLLIVGLHKANTKYMRDYFKAGLFLLLLALATVVLSTVFLHFIVTIALLKWSVIVLYCLIMVRSHYLELEEANKPPVIEMESLYNPPRASHLYA